In a single window of the Prinia subflava isolate CZ2003 ecotype Zambia chromosome 3, Cam_Psub_1.2, whole genome shotgun sequence genome:
- the LOC134548474 gene encoding hemoglobin subunit beta-like isoform X1, with translation MALGGAVPGIKARRALGSAPALFPCSPARHSTMVHWTAEEKQLISGLWGKVNVEECGAEALARLLIVYPWTQRFFDNFGNLSSPTAILGNPKVRAHGKKVLTSFGEAIKNLDNLKGTYSKLSELHCDKLHVDPENFRLLGDILVIVLATHFTKDFTPACQATWQKLVGLVAHALARKYH, from the exons ATGGCCCTGGGAGGGGCCGTGCCGGGGATAAAAGCGCGGCGGGCTCTGGGCTCAGCTCCGGCTctgttcccctgcagcccagccaggcacagcaccaTGGTGCACTGGACAGCCGAGGAGAAGCAGCTCATCAGCGGCCTGTGGGGCAAGGTGAACGTGGAGGAATGCGGCGCCGAGGCCCTGGCCAG GCTGCTGATCGTCTACCCCTGGACACAGAGGTTCTTTGACAACTTCGGGAACCTgtccagccccactgccatCCTGGGCAACCCCAAGGTGCGTGCCCACGGCAAGAAGGTGCTCACCTCCTTCGGGGAGGCCATCAAGAACCTGGACAACCTCAAGGGCACCTACTCCAAGCTGTCCGAGCTGCACTGTGACAAGCTGCACGTGGACCCTGAGAACTTCAGG ctcctgggtgaCATCCTGGTCATCGTCCTGGCCACGCACTTCACCAAGGACTTCACCCCTGCCTGCCAGGCCACGTGGCAGAAGCTGGTGGGGCTGGTGGCCCACGCCCTGGCCCGCAAGTACCACTAG
- the LOC134548473 gene encoding hemoglobin subunit beta-like, translating into MVNWTAEEKQLITGLWAKVNVAECGAEALARLLIVYPWTQRFFASFGNLSSPTAVIGNPMVRAHGKKVLTSFGEAVKNLDSIKKCFAQLSKLHCDKLHVDPENFRLLGDILIIVLAANYGKDFSPACQAAWQKMVRAVAHGLAHEYH; encoded by the exons ATGGTGAACTGGACAGCCGAGGAGAAGCAGCTCATCACCGGCCTCTGGGCCAAGGTCAACGTGGCCGAGTGCGGCGCCGAGGCCCTGGCCAG GCTGCTGATCGTGTACCCCTGGACACAGAGGTTCTTCGCCTCCTTCGGGAACCTgtccagccccactgctgtCATCGGCAACCCCATGGTCCGTGCCCACGGCAAGAAGGTGCTCACCTCCTTCGGGGAGGCTGTCAAGAACCTGGACAGCATCAAGAAATGTTTTGCTCAGCTGAGCAAACTCCACTGCGACAAGCTGCACGTGGACCCCGAGAACTTCAGG ctcctgggtGACATCCTCATCATCGTCCTGGCTGCCAACTACGGCAAGGACTTCTCCCCCgcctgccaggctgcctggCAGAAGATGGTCCGTGCGGTGGCCCACGGGCTGGCCCACGAGTACCACTGA
- the LOC134548474 gene encoding hemoglobin subunit beta-like isoform X2, protein MVHWTAEEKQLISGLWGKVNVEECGAEALARLLIVYPWTQRFFDNFGNLSSPTAILGNPKVRAHGKKVLTSFGEAIKNLDNLKGTYSKLSELHCDKLHVDPENFRLLGDILVIVLATHFTKDFTPACQATWQKLVGLVAHALARKYH, encoded by the exons aTGGTGCACTGGACAGCCGAGGAGAAGCAGCTCATCAGCGGCCTGTGGGGCAAGGTGAACGTGGAGGAATGCGGCGCCGAGGCCCTGGCCAG GCTGCTGATCGTCTACCCCTGGACACAGAGGTTCTTTGACAACTTCGGGAACCTgtccagccccactgccatCCTGGGCAACCCCAAGGTGCGTGCCCACGGCAAGAAGGTGCTCACCTCCTTCGGGGAGGCCATCAAGAACCTGGACAACCTCAAGGGCACCTACTCCAAGCTGTCCGAGCTGCACTGTGACAAGCTGCACGTGGACCCTGAGAACTTCAGG ctcctgggtgaCATCCTGGTCATCGTCCTGGCCACGCACTTCACCAAGGACTTCACCCCTGCCTGCCAGGCCACGTGGCAGAAGCTGGTGGGGCTGGTGGCCCACGCCCTGGCCCGCAAGTACCACTAG
- the LOC134548472 gene encoding hemoglobin subunit beta, with amino-acid sequence MVQWTAEEKQLITGLWGKVNVAECGAEALARLLIVYPWTQRFFASFGNLSSPTAILGNPKVQAHGKKVLTSFGDAVKNLDSIKNTFSQLSELHCDKLHVDPENFRLLGDILIIVLAAHFGKDFSPDCQAAWQKLVRVVAHALARKYH; translated from the exons ATGGTGCAGTGGACAGCCGAGGAGAAGCAGCTCATCACCGGCCTCTGGGGCAAGGTCAACGTCGCCGAGTGCGGCGCCGAGGCCCTGGCCAG GCTGCTGATCGTCTACCCCTGGACCCAGAGGTTCTTCGCCTCCTTCGGGAACCTgtccagccccactgccatCCTTGGCAACCCCAAGGTGCAAGCCCACGGCAAGAAGGTGCTCACCTCCTTCGGGGATGCCGTCAAGAACCTGGACAGCATCAAGAACACCTTTTCCCAGCTGTCCGAGCTGCACTGTGACAAGCTGCACGTGGACCCCGAGAACTTCAGG ctcctgggtGACATCCTGATCATCGTCCTGGCCGCCCACTTCGGCAAGGACTTCTCCCCCGACTGCCAGGCCGCCTGGCAGAAGCTGGTGCGCGTGGTGGCCCACGCCCTGGCCCGCAAGTACCACTAG